In Candidatus Thermodiscus eudorianus, a single genomic region encodes these proteins:
- a CDS encoding class I SAM-dependent rRNA methyltransferase produces the protein MEKARSGSAVVYRKWVTPPYRLAPGTLIELRDPRGEPVACGLWEPEGPVAVRVLARGECGWRDPSEALRDRLQASFAARRAVGLVETGSYRLVNSDGDYLSGLIVDVFGGEIAVLQSSSLAMDYHVEELADSIVELTGVDTVYEKSTQRSRRDIGLEPRRRWIRGSKSRTIHEEWGARFVVDVVRGQKTGFYLDQRFNRLEFMRLAGEGDRVLDVFSYTGGFGILAALAGAREVVFIEEDPVAVELLRENLRLNGVGNYRIVHGSVWGVEGVPPGYFTLVAVDPPAFIQSGDPGAVRRGVGAYRRVYRWSVSRAVPGARVYLSSCSYFLSRDLFLGVVNSSVGDYRILGSLRGAAPDHVFRGEEYLDYLKGVFLYLG, from the coding sequence TTGGAGAAGGCCAGGAGCGGCTCCGCGGTAGTCTATAGGAAGTGGGTCACCCCGCCTTACAGGCTCGCGCCGGGGACCCTCATCGAGCTGAGGGACCCCAGGGGCGAGCCTGTTGCCTGTGGGCTGTGGGAGCCTGAGGGGCCCGTCGCGGTCAGGGTGTTGGCCCGGGGAGAGTGCGGGTGGAGGGACCCGTCTGAGGCTCTTAGGGATAGGCTCCAGGCCTCTTTCGCGGCCCGTAGGGCGGTTGGGCTCGTGGAGACGGGGAGTTATAGGCTGGTTAATAGTGATGGGGACTATCTCTCGGGTCTCATTGTAGACGTGTTTGGGGGCGAGATAGCGGTTCTACAGTCGAGTAGCCTAGCCATGGACTACCACGTGGAGGAGCTGGCAGACTCTATAGTAGAGTTGACGGGCGTGGATACGGTCTACGAGAAGAGTACGCAGCGTAGTAGGAGGGATATAGGGCTTGAGCCGAGGAGGCGGTGGATACGGGGCTCCAAGTCCAGGACGATCCACGAGGAGTGGGGCGCCAGGTTTGTAGTCGACGTGGTGCGCGGCCAGAAGACGGGCTTCTACCTAGACCAGCGGTTCAACAGGCTTGAATTCATGCGATTGGCCGGTGAGGGTGATAGGGTGCTCGACGTGTTCTCCTACACTGGGGGCTTCGGTATACTGGCGGCTTTGGCTGGGGCCCGGGAGGTCGTGTTTATCGAGGAGGATCCTGTTGCGGTGGAGTTGCTCCGGGAGAATCTCCGGTTGAATGGCGTGGGCAATTATAGGATTGTGCATGGCTCTGTTTGGGGTGTTGAGGGGGTTCCTCCCGGTTATTTCACGCTTGTCGCTGTTGACCCCCCGGCTTTTATCCAGTCTGGTGATCCCGGCGCTGTTAGGAGGGGTGTGGGGGCTTATCGGAGAGTTTATCGTTGGAGTGTTTCTAGGGCTGTGCCTGGTGCTAGGGTTTACTTGAGTAGTTGTAGTTATTTTCTTTCGAGGGATTTGTTTTTGGGTGTTGTGAATAGTTCTGTTGGTGATTATAGGATTCTTGGTAGTCTACGTGGTGCTGCGCCGGATCACGTCTTCCGGGGCGAGGAGTATCTTGATTATTTGAAGGGGGTTTTCCTCTACCTGGGTTGA
- the hutI gene encoding imidazolonepropionase, with amino-acid sequence MPRVDLLIHNIGELVTFREGPLPGSRARDPKAAGIIHNAAVAIRGGRIVDVGPSGGLRARYNGTVEIDAGGRLATPGLVDNHTHLVFAGSREDEFELKLLGYSYAEILARGGGIYRTVRATREASVGELRALALKRLRLMVEHGTTVVEVKTGYGLLPEYELKMLRALEGLDAPGLPRIVPTLLAHVIPEEYRERRGEYVDLFIRELIPRAREEKVKPVYVDVFCDRGVFTVEETRRIIEAGLRHGYRVRLHADELAYIGCSALAGEYPIDSLDHLEYLPPENARLLAERGTVATLLPTSMLTVFSDKKPPVEELRRAGAVIAVSTDYNPNNMNPILSTTMDLSTYLYRMTPLEALAATTINPARSLGLDDVHGRIAPGAYADIVVWDMPNYRWIGYEWGYDRVLTVVARGTIVRDLIGGVENP; translated from the coding sequence ATGCCTAGGGTAGACCTGTTAATCCATAATATCGGGGAGCTAGTCACCTTCCGCGAGGGACCCCTACCCGGGTCTAGGGCTAGGGACCCTAAGGCCGCCGGCATAATCCACAACGCTGCAGTCGCGATCCGGGGCGGTAGGATCGTCGACGTAGGGCCGAGCGGCGGCCTACGAGCCCGTTACAATGGGACGGTCGAGATAGATGCCGGGGGCAGGCTCGCGACCCCTGGGCTGGTGGATAACCACACACACCTGGTCTTCGCTGGTAGCAGGGAGGACGAGTTCGAGCTCAAACTCCTAGGCTATAGCTACGCCGAGATACTGGCCCGGGGAGGCGGGATATACAGGACTGTTAGGGCGACTAGGGAGGCCAGCGTCGGGGAGCTGAGGGCTCTAGCCCTGAAGAGGCTTAGGCTGATGGTCGAGCACGGGACCACGGTTGTCGAGGTGAAGACGGGGTACGGGCTACTCCCGGAGTATGAGTTGAAGATGCTGAGGGCCCTGGAGGGGCTAGACGCCCCAGGCCTGCCGCGGATAGTGCCGACGCTCCTAGCCCACGTGATCCCCGAGGAGTACAGGGAGAGACGGGGCGAGTATGTCGACCTCTTCATAAGAGAGCTCATCCCCAGGGCCCGGGAGGAGAAGGTCAAGCCGGTATACGTTGACGTCTTCTGCGACCGGGGAGTCTTCACGGTGGAGGAGACTAGGAGGATTATAGAGGCCGGGCTGCGCCACGGCTATAGGGTTAGGCTCCACGCCGACGAGCTAGCCTACATAGGCTGCAGCGCCCTGGCCGGAGAATACCCCATCGACAGCCTGGACCACCTGGAGTACCTGCCCCCCGAGAACGCTAGGCTACTGGCCGAGAGGGGCACGGTTGCAACGCTACTCCCCACCAGCATGCTCACAGTGTTCTCCGACAAGAAGCCGCCGGTGGAGGAGTTGAGGAGGGCTGGCGCGGTCATAGCGGTGTCAACCGACTACAACCCCAACAACATGAACCCGATACTATCAACCACGATGGACCTCTCGACATACCTCTACAGGATGACCCCCTTAGAAGCCCTCGCGGCCACTACTATAAACCCGGCCAGGAGCCTGGGCCTCGACGACGTGCATGGAAGGATAGCCCCGGGAGCCTACGCCGACATAGTAGTGTGGGACATGCCCAACTACAGGTGGATAGGCTACGAGTGGGGCTATGATAGGGTGTTGACGGTCGTCGCCAGAGGGACCATCGTGAGGGACCTGATAGGGGGAGTTGAGAACCCGTGA
- a CDS encoding 3-isopropylmalate dehydratase small subunit, with amino-acid sequence MQLGRITGYTYILGDNIDTDVIIPGRYLALKKPEVLARHALEAIDPGFHEKARKGVIIIAGKNFGMGSSREQAVIALKAAGVKAVVAESFARLFYRNAVNNALPVAECTLDRSTLDNDLLAELDYSEGLLRIPEKGVWVKCKTPTGYARYIIEKGGLLNILRERTTVKP; translated from the coding sequence GTGCAGCTCGGTAGGATAACCGGATACACCTACATACTAGGCGACAACATAGACACAGACGTGATAATACCAGGCCGCTACCTAGCGTTGAAGAAGCCAGAGGTACTGGCCCGCCACGCGCTAGAAGCCATAGACCCGGGCTTCCACGAGAAGGCGAGGAAGGGGGTCATAATCATAGCCGGGAAGAACTTCGGCATGGGGAGCAGCAGGGAGCAGGCAGTCATAGCCTTGAAGGCCGCCGGAGTAAAGGCGGTGGTAGCGGAATCCTTCGCCAGGCTCTTCTACAGAAACGCTGTAAACAACGCCCTACCAGTAGCAGAGTGCACCCTAGACAGGAGCACGCTAGACAACGACCTGCTCGCCGAGCTGGACTACTCCGAGGGCCTCCTACGGATACCGGAGAAGGGCGTATGGGTCAAGTGCAAGACCCCCACGGGGTACGCCCGCTACATAATAGAGAAGGGAGGCCTACTCAACATACTACGCGAGAGAACCACTGTTAAACCCTAA
- a CDS encoding 3-isopropylmalate dehydratase large subunit, whose product MDRRTMTEKLFARKLPGKEAAPGEIVTVEPDLIGMHDILGHVVVDIIESLAVKELKAADRTAIFIDHAAPPPSPLYAKIHKQLRDFARRHGIKMFYDVGYGIMHQVVFEEALVKPWDFFIASDSHTVTLGAAGAFATGIGSTDIAYAIVTGETWMKIPESYRVELAGRLREWVYGKDIVLALIGMVGLTWANYKALEFTGEGLRGIPMADRLTVSNMSVEMGAKAGLFEVDQVAIEHYRGMGISVRELHPDKGAYYRDELTIELDRLEPMIAAPPGLDNVKPVSELEGLEVDEVFIGSCTNGREEDFEAAARILKRGRVHERVRCIAIPATRRIYLSLLRKGVVDTLASAGCTVTYGTCGPCWGGHFGVAGPGEVILSTSNRNFIGRMGDPSAKIYLSNPAVAAATALRGEITDPRTGV is encoded by the coding sequence ATGGACAGGCGTACTATGACTGAGAAGCTCTTTGCAAGAAAGCTCCCGGGGAAGGAGGCTGCTCCGGGAGAGATAGTCACGGTGGAGCCAGACCTGATCGGAATGCACGATATACTGGGCCATGTAGTCGTTGACATAATAGAGTCGCTCGCCGTCAAAGAACTCAAGGCGGCCGACAGGACGGCTATATTCATAGACCACGCGGCCCCGCCGCCTTCACCGCTCTACGCGAAGATACACAAGCAGCTCAGGGACTTCGCCCGGAGACATGGTATAAAGATGTTCTACGACGTCGGCTATGGCATAATGCACCAGGTGGTCTTCGAGGAGGCGCTGGTGAAGCCCTGGGACTTCTTCATAGCAAGCGACAGCCACACAGTGACCCTGGGAGCCGCCGGGGCGTTCGCCACGGGTATTGGGTCCACCGACATAGCCTACGCTATAGTGACTGGCGAGACTTGGATGAAGATACCGGAGTCCTACAGGGTGGAGCTTGCGGGGAGGCTGCGGGAGTGGGTTTACGGGAAGGATATTGTACTAGCCTTGATAGGCATGGTTGGGTTGACGTGGGCGAACTACAAGGCCCTAGAGTTCACCGGCGAGGGGCTCAGGGGGATCCCGATGGCCGACAGGTTGACTGTCTCCAATATGAGCGTCGAGATGGGGGCCAAGGCCGGGCTCTTCGAGGTCGACCAGGTGGCCATCGAGCACTATAGGGGGATGGGCATCAGTGTTAGGGAGCTGCACCCCGACAAGGGAGCCTACTACCGGGACGAGCTGACGATCGAGCTGGACAGGCTAGAACCCATGATAGCGGCTCCCCCGGGCCTGGATAACGTGAAGCCCGTGAGCGAGCTAGAGGGCTTGGAGGTAGACGAGGTCTTCATAGGGAGCTGCACCAATGGCAGGGAGGAGGACTTCGAGGCCGCGGCCAGGATACTCAAGAGGGGTAGAGTGCACGAGAGGGTCAGGTGTATAGCAATACCGGCCACCAGGAGGATATACCTGAGCCTCCTCAGGAAGGGCGTAGTAGACACGCTGGCCTCGGCAGGGTGCACGGTAACGTATGGAACCTGCGGCCCCTGCTGGGGAGGCCACTTCGGCGTAGCGGGCCCGGGCGAGGTGATCCTGTCGACGAGCAACCGCAACTTCATAGGCAGGATGGGCGACCCCTCAGCAAAGATATACCTCTCCAACCCAGCGGTCGCCGCCGCGACTGCCCTCAGGGGAGAGATAACCGATCCACGCACGGGGGTGTAG
- a CDS encoding LeuA family protein: MAKVRLYDTTLREGTQSPVARITPDVKIEVIRILDELGVDAVEAGFPRADPRDVEVMKKAREFVSRVELSGFARSVEKDIQLVKEAGADIVQVFIPGSDSQLAAIMGVSWSDAMSRLEHAIEYGNGLGLRVYVAVTDAVRAREEVLRRIAGIALRKGAEEIVLADTIGVGVPDEIAGIVSVVLDEGFERVGLHLHNDLGLATCNALAGIKAGATEIQVTIGGIGERLGNTPLEELAAIARVKGLFETNIEYGKLIPLVRKALEVMGVKPYPLKPVIGDYAYLHVSDIHVYSTFRYPGSFEAFDPSIFGGQRVVRFGTLTGAKSVKYALSSRGIEVSDEEARELARLVRRRAKGVDDYSVDDLVRFLEELRSG; this comes from the coding sequence ATGGCCAAGGTTAGGCTCTACGATACCACTCTCCGCGAGGGCACCCAGTCGCCTGTGGCGCGGATAACGCCTGATGTGAAGATCGAGGTCATAAGGATACTGGACGAGCTGGGCGTCGACGCGGTCGAGGCGGGCTTCCCGAGGGCCGATCCAAGGGATGTAGAGGTCATGAAGAAGGCTAGAGAGTTCGTGTCGCGCGTCGAGCTCAGCGGGTTCGCGAGGTCCGTCGAGAAGGATATACAGCTCGTGAAGGAGGCTGGGGCCGATATAGTCCAGGTCTTTATACCCGGCTCCGACAGCCAGCTAGCAGCGATCATGGGCGTCTCCTGGAGCGACGCGATGTCTAGACTAGAGCACGCCATAGAGTATGGTAATGGCCTGGGCCTCCGGGTCTATGTCGCAGTCACCGACGCGGTCAGGGCCCGGGAGGAGGTTCTGCGCCGCATAGCCGGGATCGCGTTGAGGAAGGGGGCGGAGGAGATCGTCTTGGCCGACACGATAGGCGTCGGCGTTCCAGACGAGATAGCCGGGATCGTATCCGTTGTGCTCGACGAGGGCTTCGAGAGGGTCGGCCTGCACCTCCACAACGACCTGGGCCTGGCGACGTGCAACGCGCTGGCCGGGATAAAGGCCGGTGCAACGGAGATACAGGTGACTATAGGCGGGATAGGCGAGAGGCTGGGGAACACCCCTCTAGAGGAGCTGGCGGCTATAGCCAGGGTGAAGGGCCTCTTCGAAACCAACATAGAGTACGGGAAGCTGATCCCGCTGGTCAGGAAGGCCCTGGAGGTCATGGGGGTCAAGCCGTACCCGTTGAAGCCCGTCATAGGCGACTACGCCTACCTACACGTCTCCGACATACACGTGTACTCTACATTCAGGTACCCGGGCTCCTTTGAGGCCTTCGACCCCTCGATATTCGGGGGCCAGCGGGTTGTTAGGTTCGGCACTCTAACCGGGGCCAAGTCTGTGAAGTACGCCTTGTCGAGTAGGGGTATAGAGGTTAGCGATGAGGAGGCCAGGGAGTTGGCGAGGCTCGTGAGGCGTAGGGCTAAGGGCGTCGACGACTATAGTGTCGACGACCTGGTAAGGTTCCTGGAGGAATTGAGGTCTGGCTGA